CGATGATCAGACCGCCGTTGTCTCCGAAAATATCGATCAGTTCCTTGACATCCTCTTTGATCTGCCGGGGTGTTCCCGTACACATAAGGGAAGCCGGCACATTTCCCCAGAAACACATAATGTCTCCCAGTAAATTTTTGGCTTTCTTCCTGTCTACCTGGTCGAAATGGCCGATGATCTTTTTCGGAGGCAACTCCTTAAGATACTCCAGCCTCGGGGTATAATTGCCTTCGAACAAAGGAATAGGGGTTAATCCGGCATCAATCAAGCCCAGTAAAAGGGCCTTAAAACAGGGCCAGTAAAATTTGGCAAACTGCTTATCGGACATGAATCCGGCAGCCCCCCGATGCATGGGGATGAAGACCCCCCTGTTTTGGGTCTGCTCCGCCGCCATAATGCATCCTCCGATGGTCAGGGGGGTAAAAAGTTCAATGGCGGCCAGGAGCTTTTCCGGGACACGGTACATGTCGAGCATGGAGCCGCGCATCCCCCGAAAGGCATCCGATATCCAGTCAAAGGCCGGAAAGGTGATGGCCGCAAAGGATACAGGAAATCCCAGATTCATCATTTCTTGCGTATACCGGATCCTCAGTGCTTTCTCTCTTAAATGGGCTTCAGCCAAAGCCAACATCTTTTTAAGCAGCTCCATCAAAGATGGTTGGGAGAGGACATCACCCAAGAATTCGGGCAGGGAGTAGGCATTTGAAAGAAAAAGCAAAGGCGGAGACGGCATTTCGGACATGGCACTTAATGGGCCAAGGGTATCAGAGATGCGCGGCCAGAGCTTTTTTACCGCAAATCCGTTTGGATCGGCTAACATTTCATCGTATTCCTCCGCCACCATATATTCTCCCTCAACCCATTGAAAGGGTTGGTCGTCAGGAAGGCCGCCTCCGGGCCATTTGATTTGCTTCATGCCCAAGATCTCCAGAGGGCGGGCCGGGCGAAGGGGGCCGAAGGGAGCGGCGCAATCCCAGTTGTGTTGGATTGCGGCCTCTTTCCAGGCCTGGACGGTGCTCTCTGTGTTATACATAGCCTCTTTGTTGGAGATCCCTCTGATTCTGGTGGGGTAATAGTGAACCACCAAAGGGGCTACGGGCACACGATCTGGTTTGCGGAGATTGAAGGCATCATCGAGCCGCTTTTTACGGGCCAGGAATTCCGGCAAGGGGTTAAAGTCTAAAACTTCATTTTGGGAATTTGCCCCAGACATTTTTTTCCTTTCTGTATTTTTTTATTCTGCAATCCGCAATCTGCAATCCGAAATCAAGAGATCCACTCTTTACAGAGGTTGACGGCGGCAGCGGCATCTTTGCCATAGGCATCGGCCCGGGCGAACTTGCGGACCTCATCGTCCATCTGGCCGCCGCCGATCATGATTTTCATCTTATCCCGCAAACCGGCTTCTTCTATCGCCCGGACGGTCTTTTCCATGGAGTCAAAGGCCAGAGTCAAAAAACCGCTCAGGCCCACCACCTGTGGCTGGAATTCCTTGATCTTGTCTAAAAAGGTTTGAACCGGCACGTTGATGCCGAGATCCAGGACATCAAAGCCATTCACGTCCAGCATAAAGGTCACGATGTCCTTCCCGATGTCGTGGATATCCCCGGCCACGGTGCCGATCAATACTTTGCCTTTTTTCTGAGCGGCCTCTCCCTTTTTCAAAAGGGGCTTGACCTTGTCCGAGATGTTATTGAGGATCTCGCCGGCCAGGACCAGGTCAGGGATAAAATATTCTTCCGTTTCAAAACGTTTGCCCACAGTCTCCATGGCCGAGCGAGCATCGTCCAGGATGGCCATAGGATCGCCTCCCTGGCCGATTAATTCACCGACCAGGGCATATACTTCTTCTTCCTTCAGGTCGGCCATAAGATCGATCAAATTAGTGTTCATAAAAACTCCTCATTTCCTAAAAAAGATGCGCAGTCCAAGGTTCAAGGCATAAGGTATAGGTTTTTTTACACCTTACACCTTACACCTTAAACCTATTTCGATTATCTGCCCCTTTTTAAAAGGCTGGCCGACGTAAAATCGCTGTAAGTATATTTTTGGTCATTTACCGTCACATCAGCCCCATAATAGGATGCCATGCCAAACTGTGTATCGACGCCAAAGGCACCATCCAGAACCGGATAATTATCCCCCAACATGGCATGCCGCTTGAATGGCTGCATCCAGACCTTCCATATCTTCCCGGCCCGGTCCCAGGCAACAATATAGTAAATATTGCCGCCATTCTCCTTTTCAAGCCAAAT
This region of Deltaproteobacteria bacterium genomic DNA includes:
- a CDS encoding cobalamin B12-binding domain-containing protein, producing the protein MNTNLIDLMADLKEEEVYALVGELIGQGGDPMAILDDARSAMETVGKRFETEEYFIPDLVLAGEILNNISDKVKPLLKKGEAAQKKGKVLIGTVAGDIHDIGKDIVTFMLDVNGFDVLDLGINVPVQTFLDKIKEFQPQVVGLSGFLTLAFDSMEKTVRAIEEAGLRDKMKIMIGGGQMDDEVRKFARADAYGKDAAAAVNLCKEWIS